The region gaggataatgagtcttcatcAAGTTCTGGAGATAGTGTCTCAGTACATACTCCAACTCCTGTACTTGAAAAagaagcattggtcaagaaatttgttgaacaggatgctcctattccttgggaagatactcacagaggagtagagtggaccaagaagtggaatgaaactgatttcattccaagctctaaagttctgacagagcacattgctaaagctaatgagcttgtgataaattctgatatcaagacacagctcaagatcactgctctatctaccaagaaccttcaaggtctacactatgctactcaagaaaaggtcgacaaacttctagaaaaggctgaaaagctagatatggagaccaagcttgataaaaagaggtttatcagaactatttttgagaaagtagaagcaattgagaaaactcaagagaagcaacagacccaaatctctgaggttctggctaatcaagcttctcaacaggctcaattggatgaaattcaatctttagttgaacttcttctctcactcctactatcagatgatgccaaaagggggagaacttagttaagtccaaatgctcaaatgatcaattactgaagaagaaagatgatgaaactgatgaccagggaaaccctagcaagggtagaggtcaagttcaaggaaaagagcaaagcaacaaggtttcttcaaggaaactaattactgatgcaagtaaatcttctactcaaaataagacaagttctgaagctgctcaaactcaaaatctgatatcaagttctgatgagcaaagtctgacaaagcctgatgttccgatacaaggtggaagtcaagattctcaaaagttcatgcaaactctgaagctcaaggggaagcagacaacagtctactacaaggatcccaagcttcagacacttgatgaggaaattgctagaagattatttctgaagcataatccaggaatggatttagaaaatctcaaggaggaagaagctagatttaaagctgaaaagaaaaatctaaagccaaaagcttttgttgcaaagaaacctccaaggcctaaggaaaaaggcattgtgatcaaggagaagtcacatactgaggcatcaaatcccaagacaagatcacaatctgagattgatcccaaagacaaaggaaaagtaaaagttgatgaaccaatcaagccattggagatgaaaattcctcaaattctgataaagccagtgtgcaaaatggttcaagttactgatgatgatcttgctgaagataaaaatgttcaaactttgaaaagaaagaagatttatgaagaatcaaagacaacctctgacaaggctcagtttgttcagagtgaagaatttcaagctacaacagaaacaacaagttctgataaaatcatcaagacatcaacctctgacagtgctcaagttgatttagataaaatggaagtagctgataaaaagaaacttctgtggaaaaatgtcaaaccatcagatccaaagaaaagtcaattaatgtctactttcatgactattgggttaaatgctagagaaccaagagacagggctggactaggttatgatgaagctaagatcaaaataggagttgaagttgctactagagatccatttctattgactgaaagaccgcttgaagatgttacatagaaacatcttgataaggttatctctgttcaagtggtactggatgttcatgacaagcacaatgtcaaggaaaatctgattctatttcttgaagatggaaggacatatcagatgtcagaatcagatgtgttaaacaaatcactgaaagaacttcaattctttcattaccttttagaggtaaagtctgatattaccaggagatggtcaaacttcatattgaagaccatcagagataaagcaagaatttctggttcaagagctacagaattcattcctagtattgttgaaaatgatggaagtgaaattccaatgaagaagaattctgctaagcttgaagtgattctgaaagggaaatgtctatgctacaataaagattcttctcatcctagtgtaataagactgaatgatggtttagaaagaaaccatatctctgctttaaggactgcaatctatcaaattggaagtcagaatgaagatatgaagcaagtcaagactacaatgtctcaagtcctgaggattaaagaagaaaagctgatatcaagctttgtcaagaatcatcatggattcagattgactcggtgagattggtaaaaactacaaggactgtaagttgtagttagttatctagttaaactcttatttgcatttgtacttaaatgtttttgacatcatcaaatctattaacttgtatattttgcataatttacaagttgggggagattgttagatatatttgagatgtcatgtctaatatatttcatgtttagttttcagatcttaataaacaagacatatcaggacttattgaaatcaggacttaatggaagtcagaacttaatatcagaacttaaggtcatatcagaacttaagtgcgggaagactttcatataacgaaggaagctgatttaaagtagaagatcgtgacttaaacaaaagaagatatgcatggaaagagttagaagactggaagacttgtagaagatatcttattgatatattttaggagatataattatattccatatcaattagaagttatcttgtaactgtgtactatataaacacagactttgggtttacactaaaggtgttatcattatcgagaagattatacatcgtaacctagcagctcttagtgatatttgttcatcactgagagagaacagttccattataacagagtttatctTATTAAATATATCTGTTTACTTTATTGTGtttaaaatcgatttgattgtattaacactatattcaacccccttctacagtgttgtgtgacctaacatcttttgtggatgtatggtagtatggtattcgtgcaaagaaagttggtgtttatcagtttcgtgttgtctgattagtgtcatcaccattatatgttaaggttaagaatgaaaaggctattgaataaagtatttattgaagttagaatctcatgtttttcatacatattaattcaatcaatcttattccctagttataattgttagtttaattcttagttataaacaacctcaaattgttatcgtcttagcattgaataataaccatacattgttgcataagtgcataaattaattagttaaccaagccagtctctatgggaatgaatctaatttatatcttatactacttgcaaacgcgtatacttgcatatAATTTAGCGCGTGTTTACGCCAACAGTCTAACCAAATGGCTCACCAGCAACAACAATTTCAGCAACAATTTCTGCAACAGTAGTAACAACAACAGCAATtcatacaacaacaacatcaacaaatccaacaacaatAGTTTCAGCTTCAGCAACAACCTCAGCAAAGGGAGGTGAACCAAACtgttagttttaaatcttttcagtcGGTGAAACCtccagagtttaagggcgaggtgGACCCTGTTGCGGCCAGgatttggttaaaggagatggaaaaagcctttaccctcactcaagtaagtgataatctcaAATCAGACTATGCGAGTTATTTTCTTAGGGGTGAAGTAAATTATTGGTAGGAGTCCACTTGTGCCTTGGAGGGAGAAGGTCTGTTTGCAAAGTCAGTTGGAGGTTGAGTTTCTGGAATTGAAGCAGGATGAAAAGTGTGTGGTAGAGTATTtggccaagtttacggaattggcccgaTTGGTACCTGTGTATGTGACAACTGAAGCTCAGAAAGcaaagaggttccagcagggattGAAGCTAGAAATCCGTAGTGGAATTGTAGCCTTGCAGCTCAAGTCATATACCTCAGTGGTCCAGGCCGCTCTAGTTATAGAGAGTGGCCAGAATCTAGCCGCCAAGAAAAGGCGCGATAAAAAGAGAAAATTTGATGGCGGTACGGATAAGGCGGAtcaaggagaatccagtcaaaAGTTTCCAAAGCAATGTGGAAGAAATAGGAACGGGAGGTTTAGAAGACAGACTTTTCCCCAGGCCAGGCCTACTGCCACTTCAGTTGCTTCTACTCCAACCCAGTTAGGCAATTCAGCGGTGGATTGTAAGTTATGTGGCAAGAAACATAGTGGTCTGTGCAGAAGGGAtgtcaagtgtttcaaatgtcatcagaagggtcattatgcatcggagTGCAACTCAGAGAAACCCGCAGTTACTTTCTATAACTGTGGTAAGGTTGGACATCTTGCTAGGAATTGTAGGGCTGCTACTCAAGGTACTGTATCTCAAGGACCGGCATCCAGCACAACTAGAGCTAGAACTTTCAACATGACTAAGAGGTCCAATGCCCAGGATACGAATGTAATTGCAGGTATGCTTTCTCTTACTTCCGTACCTATTAAAGTTCTATTTGATTTAGGAGAATCTAAGTCCTTTATATCAAAagaatgtgtgaataaaatggATTTAATGTTGGAAGATTTAGCTGAGCCCTTAACCATAGAAGTGGCCAATCAGGATAGAGCTTCAGTGAGTCAGTTTTATACTAAGTGTCAATTGGAAATCCACGGGCATTCTTTTTCGGTTGACCTAATACCCTTCGAGCTAGGAGATTTCGAcgtgattttaggaatggattggttgtcccatTATAAGGCAAATATTAACTGTAAGAAAAAGAAGATTGTGATGTTTACAGGGGATAATACCAGGGTAAATTATCAAAGACAAtagcaagaaaagaaatttctctcgataTTAAAGGCAAAGAAACTGTTAAGACAAGGAAGCGAGGCTTACCTAGCCCGTATAGTAGAAATTGAGAAAAAGGTACCTAATCTGGACGAGATTCCAATAGTAAGGTAATTTttagatgtctttccagatgagtTGCCAGGATTGCCACCAGATCATGAGATCGGGTTTTCTATTGATTTAGTTCTCGGAGCGGAACCAGTTTTAAAGGCTCCATATTGAATGGCTCCCGtagagatgaaggaactagctaaACAAATTCAGGAATTTTTGGATAAAGGTGTGATTAGGCTAAGTGTATCCTCGTGGGGTGCAACAGTgctatttgtaaagaaaaaggatggaagtatgaggttgtgtattgattatcgggaattaaataagttgaccattaagaataagtatcctttacccatgattgatgacttgtttgaccagcttaagggagcgtgttatttctcaaagattgacttaaggtcgggctaccatcagttgaagattaagcctgaagacataccaaagacatcattcagaaccagatatggacattacgagttccTGGTGATGTCATTTAGATTAACAAttgcaccagcagctttcatggatttaatgaacagggtttataaggagtacttggataagtttgttattgtacttattaatgacatcctcatatactcAAAGACTAAAGAAGATCATGTTGAACACCTGAGGATTGCCCCACAAAGGCTAAGAGAGAAGCagttgtacgctaagttttcaaagtgcaaattttggttggatgaagttcagtttttgggtcatgttgtgggtaaggatggtattaaGGTGGATCCTATAAAGATTGAGGTTGTATCCaagtgggaacaaccaaagaccccgacggaagttagaagtttttttggattagcaggttattaccgaagatttataaaagactttgctaagattgcgactccattgaccaagctgaccaggaagaatgagaggTTTATCTGGACAGAGAAATATGGGGAAAGCTTCcgagaattgaagaagagattattaacagctccagtgttagcattgctAGATGAAACGAGAAATTTTGTaatctacagtgatgcttctttAAAGGGCTTAGgttgtgtattgatgcaacatgataaTGTTATTGTATACGCCTCCAGACTAGTAAAAACCCCATGAGCAAAAGTACCCAGtacatgatttggaattggcagcaatcgTGTTCGCATTGAAGCTATGGAGACATTACttgtacggagaaaagtgtgagatctatacggaccataatagcttaaagtatatattcacccaaaaggaTCTAAATATGAGATAATAgagatggctagaactgattaaggattacgattattCCATTAACTACCACCCATgcaaagccaatgtagtggcagaTACTTTgagcaggaaggaaagattgaatgtgattaagatTGGTGAAGAATTAGCGAAAGAATTGAAAaagttggaaattgaagttcgaaaGCCAGAAGGTAATAAGGAGCAATTGTCTGAGAGTACCTTTTAGCCATAATTGATGGACAAGATTAAGAAGTGCCAGGAAGAAATAATGGATCAAGGACTAGATAGTTTGACATGAGAAGAAATTTGTACTCAAAAGGACAATAAAGGTATGTTTAGATTTTCCTCAAGAATATGGATCCCCAATGTGACTAAACTGAAGAATGAGATCTTTCGGGAAActcataactctaggttttctattcaccctgggagtactaaaatatatcaggatttgaagcagaacttttggtggccaggaatgaaaaaggaaatagcaAATTGGGTTAGTAAATGTCACACTTGTCAAACAGTAtaggcagaacatcaaagatcAAGTGGATTGCTATAACCTTTAGAGATTCCAAAGTAGAAATGGGGAGAAATTACAATGGATTTTATAGTTAGACTACCAAAGATGAAGTCGAACCATGATGttatttgggtaattattgataggtTAACGAAGTCTGCATATTTCCTCCCGATCAATGAAAGATATTCTTTGGATAATCTAGTCAAGCTATATTTGGATGAAAttgtgaccaagcatggagtccCTATGTCGATTGTATATGttcgagatccaaggtttaattcaagattttggatgAAATCCAATAATGTTTAGGAACTCAGTTAAagatgagtaccgcttaccatcctcagatagatggccaaagtgaaaggacgattcaaaaAATAGAAGATATATTGAGAGTGTGTGTTTTGGACTTTAAAGGAAACTGGGATAATCACCTACCGTTAATTGAATTTTCCaataataatagttatcatgctagtataggaatgccaccatacgaagctttgtatggacgtaagtgtaggtcccccactttattgggatgaagtaggagaaaagaagttgttaggtcctgagttggttcagcaaaccaagGACGCAGTTGTattgattcgaaaaaggttagaagtagctcaagatagacagagaaagaatGCGGACTTACATCGCAAGGATGTGGAGATAGGAATAGGATCATTGGTATTATTTAAAGTTTCACCTTGGAAGGGATTGGTTAGATTTGGACAAAAAGGCAAACTGAGTCCTAGGTATATCGGACCGTTTGAGGTACTGAGAAAAGTGGGTAAAGTTTCCTATGAACTGGCGCTGTCGCCACAGCTGTAGCATATCCttaacgtgtttcacgtatctatgttgaagcgCTATATCCCTAATTCGAACCAGGACATtgaatatgagccaatcgagtttcaaccagatttgtcctacgtGGAACGATCGATCCAGATCCTAGACTGCAGAGAacgagtccttagaaataagtctattcctatagttatagtactttggagaaatcctcgagtagaagaatctacttgggagttagagtcagatatgcttgacaaatatcctcacttgtttagttagatcataTTCTAAGGacggaatctttttaagggggaaggatataacgactcgtatatttttggcattatttaaatatgtaattattaaataattgagtaaataaatatgtgtattggttatGTCATCTGTGTGttgtcttattattatttatgtggtTTATTGGTGTACTGGGATTATTTATACAGTTATTTGCTGAGCAACATTGTTTTTGTTTCACTATTAAAAGTAGTTCTATTGAAgattttttttcataaatatttggattatctctaaaaatatttttatttctttataatttatttaattatttttaggaatttataaaatttgaaaatcaacatttcattaattatttattcctgaatgattttctgattgtattttagtataaattcaatattaaatttcagaatgcttcaaaaattaccaaattcatattttatgaagtttggaatattttgagaattttaaaattatttcggaaatttttcggCTTTTATTCACCTGCAcgttcgttaaatcgtaaaatacGGGTCTAATGTGCAttccaaaaatgatttaaaaattttgaaaattttatattattagttttaaattattccaagatttttaaaactattttcataAATTTTCAGGTTACTTTTACCCGTAAGTTATTCGTTAAAAATATTAAATCGCGGTGTCAGATTCAAAAATAGCGCGATAAAACGTAATAAACTCCCCTAattcttatcccttttcttcatcTTATCCTTCTGGCATCTCTCTCTTCCTAATCTCTCTCGTCGCGTCTCTCTCCCCTGCTTAATCTCTCTCGCGTCTCTTGTTTCTCCCCTCGATTTCTTTTCTTCCCCGTTTTCCCCCTTGGTTCAGGTGCTTCGCTGCCGTGCTTTTTTATTTCCGGCGATGTTTCTTTCCGGTTTGTTTCCGGTTTTACTCCCCAGCTTTGCTTCCTGTTGTTCTCtttttatatgtatatatatatatagtgtgtgtatatatgtgcGTGTGTGTGTTTTTGGTGTGTTATGCTCTATTTTTCGGCTGCCGCCGAATTTTCCGGCAAGGTGGTCGTGTGCGTACCTGTGCGCCTATGCGCGTGTAGATGGTTGTCTGTTTTGTGTTGCTTAATTCAAATTAATTCGAATTGATTCTTGGTTATTGGCCTCAAATTCGGTTGCaaacatatattttaattattcaattttAATTATGATATTTATTCGAATTTATATGAGAAGTTCGAATAAATTTTAATGATTATTTGAATAGTTGATATTATTGGTATTTGAGAATTAATCGGTAAAACTCGTGATTTGGCATCCGAAACGGGTACCTCGGAGATTCGCCGCCACCAGCGATGAATTTTGATAAGctgacggtggacggtgatgaatatttctgagtcctacgaataaaaacataaaatactAATAATAATGATGATTAGTAATTGATTTATATCAGTGGTCGGGAATTGCAGAATTATGGATTATTGTTGTGATTGttgtgaattgacgtcgattatgtttcgacgggatagtatgataaatagaggaaacgctgcccaaTTTCTGAGAAATCAAATTACGGAAATAGGGGAACGTATCATGTAATCATCGGGACGTCGAACgaatatatatatgcatatataaatatcttatacgaaatctgattacatgtcgtggtgaaatattttggcaaaaataaccaataaccctaatttccaAAAATGATGGAtttacgtattttctgaaaatgaatacCGAACCGACTTTAGAGGacatgaaccctaattgatacgtgtattataataatacgtatattacgagtcggattttgttaacatacaggtagattgttagcgaggatatgtaaAGCATATTCAGTCGTCTAATTTACAATatttcgattctgtaggttcCAATCGAAATCCCGAGCATCCTGGTCGGTGCAAGGCCCGCCAGCAATAGTTGTTCAAGTGTATTGAGGCAattacccctgaccatatcttttatagttcagtattatataaataattgttgatttaaattctGTA is a window of Apium graveolens cultivar Ventura chromosome 11, ASM990537v1, whole genome shotgun sequence DNA encoding:
- the LOC141696001 gene encoding uncharacterized protein LOC141696001, giving the protein MQEWYEGKPDPKGLGYSYAHLLGDVPMDQATAGGSSQARRAAWRAQIGEEDGSSQQQQEDSVKPPEFKGEVDPVAARIWSPLVPWREKVCLQSQLEVEFLELKQDEKCVVEYLAKFTELARLVPVYVTTEAQKAKRFQQGLKLEIRSGIVALQLKSYTSVVQAALVIESGQNLAAKKRRDKKRKFDGGTDKADQGESSQKFPKQCGRNRNGRFRRQTFPQARPTATSVASTPTQLGNSAVDCKLCGKKHSGLCRRDVKCFKCHQKGHYASECNSEKPAVTFYNCGKVGHLARNCRAATQGTVSQGPASSTTRARTFNMTKRSNAQDTNVIAGMLSLTSVPIKVLFDLGESKSFISKECVNKMDLMLEDLAEPLTIEVANQDRASVSQFYTKCQLEIHGHSFSVDLIPFELGDFDVILGMDWLSHYKANINCKKKKIVMFTGDNTRVNYQRQ